The following nucleotide sequence is from Gemmatimonadota bacterium.
CTGGCCGAACGTCGATGAGCTTCGTACCGGTATAGGTCATGAGCACAGACCGCAACGCGGCTGAGGCTCGCGGCGTGTAGGCCATGACGGCCACGAGGCTGCCTATAGTGATATCCCCGTCAATAGCCTGGAAAGCGCCATAACCGAGAAGGGCGCCCAGGACCAATCCGTTGATGATTTCGTTTGGAAAATTGAGCACCAGATCGTGGAGAGCCGATCCCCGCATCTTGAGCCGGGTGTGTCTTTCAAATAGCCCTCCGCTTTTCCGCCTTGCATGGGCCTCCCCGTTAAACAGGCGTATCGTTCGAAACGCGCTGACCATCTCGTAGAGAAAACTCTCAGCGGCTTTGCTCTGTTCGTTCGATTGACGGTCCATCTCTTTCGAGTACCTGGACAGAAATCGCGTGGCGAGATACGTCGATGGCAGGGCGACACAGAAAATCACCGCGAGTTCGACATTCAGCAGGAATACCATGGCCAGCGTTCCCGCCAGCATGATCGAACTTGAAAAGACTGGGAGCAGTTCCTGCGCGATATAGAGCTCGCCAATCCGGCCGGTATCTCTCGTCACGCGAAAAACGATGTTCCCCCTGGGAATTCTGTCCAGGGCGTCCAGCCTGACATGCAACAGATGGGCAAGGACCTCCTTGCGCAGGGCGAGGGTTACCCATGCTCCGATGCGGACCCGCAGATGTCCCTGGAAGTAGGTGAAACCGATCGCCACCAGGGGCGTGGCGACCATGGCCGCCAGCAGTCTCCACGCCAGCGTCGTATCTGACTCCGGAATCGCCGTGTCGAAGAGCATCTTGAAGAACAAAGGCTGGATCAGCATGACGGCCGACCCCGCGAGCATCAGGGCAACCACCGCAACGATGGCGTATTTGCGATGGAACAGCGCTTCCCGCACGAAATGGGATGTACGTCTCCCTGAATCGGATTCCCGGTCTGCCCGTTCGTTTTCCCGATCGTTCGAAACCATGTTCTCGCTCTCCGCTGGTCGACGTGGCGTTCGGTATGACTCGCTCTTGTACTTGATGATGTTCCATTTCCGGCGGCACACAAACAGGCAAAGCCCCCGGCAGTTAGTACCACCGGGGGCCTGGTCCTGCTTGCTTCGATACCGATCGCCTATCTAACCCTGGCTCGAGCCTCCCAGGATATCCTCGAGTTCATTCACGAAGACCTCGAGTTCATCGGGCTTGCCGATGGTTACCCGCAGGTGGTTGCCGAGGAGATCGATTTCCCGGGTACGGTATCCGGAACCGCTCCGAACCATGACGCCGCGCCTGAACAGTGCGCCGGACATCCGGCGGCTGTCGCGCCCGACGTTCACGATCATGTAGTTACCGTGACTCGGCGTGTATTCCAGTCCCAGACGGTCGAACTCGGCGGACAGGTAGTCCTTGCCGTCGTTCACGACCGACAGTGTACGGTCGACGAATTCATCGTCGTCAATGGCCGCAAGCGCCGCGTGCATGCCCAGCGTGCTCAAACCCCCGCCGAAGAATCCCATGTGCGCCATCAGCATATCCATCATGCGCTGGCCGCCGACGGCGTAACCGATGCGCATGCCGGCCAGGCCGTAGATCTTGGAAAAGGTACGGGCGACCACCACGTTTTCCCGCTCCAGGGCGAGTTTGACGGCATCCTGGTAGTTCGGGTCGCGAACGAAGTGAATATAGGCTTCGTCGATGAGCACGATGGCCTGCTCGGGCGCCGCATCCACCAGCGACACCAGTTCGTCGTAGGGCACGATCGTTCCGGTGGGATTGTTGGGATTGGTGACGACGATCAGGGACGTTTTCGGGGTGATGGCCGCTTTCATGGCGCCGAGATCATGTACGAAATCACCCGTAGTCGGCACGCGGACGACACTGACGTCCTTCCCCATCATCTGAAAACTCTGAAAGCCCCGGGCGACCGATCCGTATCCCGGTACCGCCTCGATGCATTCTCCGCCGTTGCCCGCGGCGATGACGGCGAGCGCTTGAAGAATGGGACCGGAACCCGGCGTGACCATGACTCGGTTCAACTCACGAAAACGCATGAACGACCGCATGTCTTCAAAACTCAGTTCGAAACCCTCGACGCCCGGGACATCGTGCATCTTGTTGAGGCGGACGGGCAGGTCCACACCGAAATCGTACCGGTTGATCTTGTGCAGGTTCTCGGCGATGGCCGCGACCGCGCGCGGGGATGCGCCGAGGGGATTCTCATTGGAACCGATATTGACCCGGCCCGGCTCGACGCCGTATCCGCGGACGTCGCCGGCCTTCTTCCCGGTCGCCATCGCCTGCGCGATGTCCCACGCAGAGCCGGTGGCCACGGCGCCGGCGCCAAGCAAGGCGCCCTTCATGAACCGCCGCCGCGTAAAGCCGTTTTTAAGTGCACTCGCGAAACCCATGATCATGCCTCCACAGTTAAAAGTGACCAATACACGTTCTGAAGCTCGAACCTGCTACCTGATATTCAGCCTGGCCATCTGGGTGACGATGTAGTCCGCGCAGCGGAAGGCCAGCGCCTGAATCGTCAGCGTCGGGTTGCTCTTGCCGCTGGTGACGAAAGACGATCCGTCCACGATGAACAGGTTGTCCACGTCGTGGGCCTGGTTGAACTTGTTGACCACCGACGTCGCCGGATCGTTGCCCATACGGCAGGTGCCCATGAGATGGGCGTCGCCGCGGGGGACGAAGTTCGGCGAGGCCACGACCCCGTGGGCGCCGGCGGCATCGAGCAGTTCCCGGGCGCGTTCACGGAAGAAGTCCCCGAGTTTATGTTCGTTGGGATGCACGTTGTAGGTCACGCGCGGGACGGGAAGGCCCCACTTGTCCTTCACGTCGGGGTCGAGGTCGATCGTATTGGATTCCTGAGACATGGACTGCATGCTGGTGAGGGCGACCATGTACCGGGTGTAATTGTCCATGATCCACTTCTTGCGCCGGGCGCCCCACCTGCGCAACCGCGGCATGTTCAGGTTGGCGAAGGAAATGGTCTCGCCGTCGCCCCGAGGTTCGACTACGCCCCCGCCGAAGAAACCGTACTTGTCCGGGTCCGGGTCGTAGAAATCCTGGATGATCCGGGAGTCCATGACGCCCTTGTACTCGTTCAGGTCCTTCTCGAAGAAGCCCCGGGCGGACTGGTAGTAGTTGAACATCAGGTGCTTGCCTACCTTGCCGCTGCTGTTGGCCAGGCCGTCCGGAAAGAGATTGGACTTCGACATGAGCAGCAGGCGCGGAGTATGGACGCCGTTGCAGCACACGATCACCGCGCGGGCCTCCAGCCGGTGCTCGCGCAGGTCCTTGTCTAGGTAGATGACCCCTTCCGCCCTGCCGTCTTCATCGACCACGATCTCCCGCACGCAGGCATCGGCACGGATCTGGCAGTTGCCCGTCCGCAGCGCTTGCGGAATCATGGTGACCAGCATGCTGGACCGTGCCTGGATGGTACAGACGTAGCTTTCGCAGAACCCGCAGTTCATGACCGGCGACCGGCCGCCGTATTCCCGCGAGTTGATGGCCAGGGGCGCCGGATAGGAATGCCAGCCGAGTTTCCGGGCGGCCAGGTCGGCCAGGGCGCCCGAACTGGTCCGCGGAACGGGTGGCATGGGATAGGGCCGGCGGCGCGGCGGATCGAATGGATTGGCGCCGGCCAGACCCGATATGCCCACCTCGTATTCGGCCTTCTCGTAGTAGTGCTCCAGGTCCCAGTAGTCAATGGGCCAGTCCTGCACGTCGGCGCCGTCCAGGTCGCCGTAGAGGCTTCGCTCCTTGAAATCGTTCTCGTGAAGCCGCCATGAAATGCCCGTGTAGTGGAGCGTGCTGCCGCCGACCGTGCTCTGCATGTGGATCCCGTGATCCTCGGCGGCCTGCTCATCCGCCGACTGCCGGTACGTATTGGGCTGGTCGTGGCGGTAGATGTTGGGATGGTCAGGATTGTTGCTGGCGGGATGCATCGCCTGAAGCTCGTCCTGGTCGAAATGGCGGGTCTTAAGAAAAGATCCCATTTCCATGGCGACCACGCGCAGTCCCTTCGTGCTCAATTCCTTCGCCAGGACCGCGCCCGCGGCACCGGTACCGATGATGATCACGTCCGGCCGTCGTATGTTTGGATTGGGTAGGGACATGGAGGCTTAGGAGCTACTCCTCGCCGATGATCCGGCTCTTCATGGGACCGTCGTAGGGTTTCCATTCGGGATATTCGGTTTCGGGAATGGTCATGTCGAATTCGCTGAAAGGGGGATCGTAGCCAAAGGGCGCCCGGCCCGGAAACCGGATCAGCTTCCAGCCGGTCTCGCGGTAGTTGCCGCCATACGACGGATCGCTGAACATGCCTTCCATGGTATGGGTAACCACCGTGCGCAGGAAGTCCCGGGCGCCCATGGGGGCGTCCTCCGGCCAGGTCCCGGGAGACCTCGGGCGGTCCATGCCCATCAGCGCCCGACGTTGTGTCCTTGCGTCCAGGTCCAGGAAAGGTGCTTCGTGCGCATTCAGGCAGTACTGATCGAAAGCGGCCAGGCCCGATTCATACGTCTCCCTGTATTCGGCCCTGTGTGCGCCCAGCGCCCGGTCGATATAGACGACTACCCGGGCTTCCGCCGCACCCGGACCGTTGTCGTCGGACGGCATGATCATACGGGTCAGCGCGTCGACGGTACGTCCCTTGTGCGCGTCCAGGTGCCGCCATTCGTGTTCGAAGGGTGGTGCTTCCTGGGCGTCCAGCGCGCCGGTACGGGACAGCACGCCGAGGGTGATCACACCCCCGGTCGCCTGTGCCGTGCTGGCGATAAACGACCGGCGGGAATAGCGCGTCTTCGTCATGGTATCCAGACTCCGGAATCCCGGCAGTTTTCAGGTTCGAACGCACATCAGGAATGTATACACAATCCAGGCCGGTATATTCAAACTATCCGCTCCAAAAATACGGATGGACACCGGGTTGACAACAGAATTCGTCCGCGCGAAAATCGGCGGGCAAAGAAGTTGACGGCGATACCCGCGAATCTATATTCATGTAGCATGGATATTTTGAAACCGCCGGCATTGAAACCGGGCGATACTGTCGGGATCGTCGCACCGGCCAGCCGCTCCGCCCTGCCGAGCGCCCTGAAGAACGGCCGCCGGTCGATAGAAGCCCTTGGATACCGCACGGTGACCGCCCCACACCTGGCGGACCGTCACGGATTCCTGGCCGGCAGGGACGCCGACCGCATGGACGACCTCCAGGCCATGTTCGCCGACCCGGAAATCCAGGCAATCGTTTGTCTTCGCGGGGGGTACGGTTCCGTCCGCATGCTGCCCCACCTGGATTTCGACGTTATCCGCACCCATCCGAAGGTCTTTGTCGGCTACAGCGACATCACGGCCCTCCACGGGGCGATACAACAGCATACGGGACTGGTCACCTTCTGGGGCCCCATGGTCTCTTCCGACATGAGCCCCGTTTTTCAACCCTTTAACCGGGATGCCTTTGTGAAGGCGATTGCCGGAACCGATCCCGTCGGTGAGATTCCGCACCCCGAAGACATGCCGCCGGTGCAGACCCTGTGCGGCGGCCGGGCCAGCGGCCCGCTGATCGGGGGTACGCTTTCGCTGCTCTCGGCCGCCGTGGGAACTCCCTATGAATTCGACTACGAGGGCGCCGTCCTGTTCTTCGAGGATGTGGGCGAAGAGCCCCACCGCATCGACCGGATGCTCACGCAACTGCTGCAGGCGGACCGGCTGAACCGGGTCTCCGGCATCGTGATCGGCGAATGCGCCGGGTGTGGCAGCGCGCCGCACAACCCCGCGTTCCCCTACGGCAGTTTCAGTATCGAGGAAGTGTTCATCGACCGGCTGCAACCCCTCGGAATCCCGGTAATCTACGGTCTGGGCATTGGCCACGGCACGTACAAGGCGACGCTGCCCCTCGGTGTGCGGGCCTCGATTGACGGGGATGCCGGCACCCTCACAATCGAAGAATCGGGCGTCATTTAACCTTTCCGTCCGATCCGGACTCCCGGCGAGTGCCGGTTTCGCACAAACAGGTACCTCCATGGCCATTCACATTTTGCTGGACGTACCCCTGCCGGACTCGGTAATGAAACTCGTCGATGACGGGTACCTGTTTCATATGCTCGACGACCTGGCCGATGGAGACCCAAGGTGGCGCCTCGTCGACGCCTATCTCACCTATGGCCATCCCCCCACGGACGGGGAGGTGATGGACCGCATGCCGAACCTGAAGGTCATCAGCAATTTCGGAGTAGGCGTCGATCATATCGACACGGAAGCGGCCCGCAAGCGCGGGATTCCGGTGGGAAATACGCCCCACATGCTCGACGGCGCTACGGCGGACATGACCTTTACCCTCCTGATGGCGGCGGCACGGCGCGTCGTCGTGGGCGACCGGTTCGCCCGGAGCCCCGGGTTCACTCATTACGACCCCAGCATTCTTCACGGACACGAAGTGCATGGGAGCACCATCGGCATCATCGGCATGGGAAGCATCGGGAAGCAAGTCGCCCGGCGGGCGGGCGGGTTCGACATGGAGATCGTCTATCACAACCGGAAGCCTGACCCGGATGACCACCTCTATCGTGCCCGGTATGTCTCGCTGGAGGCGCTACTCGAGATCTCGGATTTCGTGACGTTGAACTGCCCGCTCACAGAGGAGACGCGGGAACTGATCAACAGAGCCGCGTTGCGGCGAATGAAAAAGACCGCCATCCTGATCAATCTGGCCCGGGGCGCCGTAGTGGATCATGACGCCCTCCACCATGCCCTGAGTAACGGCTGGATCGCCGCGGCCGCTTTGGACGTCACCGAACCGGAGCCCCTGCCGCGGGATCACCCCCTGCTTGAACTGGACAACCTGGTGATCGCGCCGCATCTGGGCAGCGCGACCACGCGCACACGCGACGCGATGGCTCGGAGGACGGTCGAGAACCTTAAGGCGGGACTCGCCGGTCAGCCCCTTACGAGCTTCGTCGCCTGAGGCCTTCTTGTATTCCTTCGCGCCGCTCGATCGACGGGTCGCCATTATCGACCTGGGTTCCAACACGGCCCGGCTCATGATCGCCCAGTTCACGCGGGACCGGGTCTTCAAGATCACCGACGAAGTCAGCAGGCGGGTCCGCCTGGGTGAAGGCATCGCCGGAGGCAGGCGGCTTCGCGCCGCGGCGCGGTCCCGAGCGCTGGACGCCGTCCGCATGTTCAAGTCGTTCTGTGACGCGCAGGGGATAGACCACATACTGCCCGTGGCCACCGCGGCGGTGCGGGACGCTGGGAACGGCGCCATTTTCCTCGAGGAGATCGCCCGCGGCACCGGTCTGAACTTCCGGCTGATCAGCGGCGAAGAAGAGGCGTTTTACAGCACCGTGGGCGTGATCAACAGCCTGGGCCTGTTCGACGGAATCATCCTGGACGTCGGCGGCGGCAGCGCGGAAATCGGGTTGATCCGGGACGGCGGGTTCGCGAAAGGGGCGACCACGCCCTTCGGTACGGTCAGGACCACGGAGACCTACTTTCCCGGGCTGGAGGTTACCACGGGACAGACTAAGCGACTCGACGCGGACATCGACCAGGCGCTGGATGACATCGGATGGCTGAAGACCCGGGGAACGGCACGGATCGCCGGCGTAGGGGGCGTCGTCCGCGCCCTGGTCCGCATCGACCGGATGGAACGCAAGTACCCCCTCGGGCTCGTTCACGGTTACGAACTGAAACGGCGACGGCTGGAAAAACTGATAGATCGCATCGCGTC
It contains:
- a CDS encoding ABC transporter ATP-binding protein, which translates into the protein MVSNDRENERADRESDSGRRTSHFVREALFHRKYAIVAVVALMLAGSAVMLIQPLFFKMLFDTAIPESDTTLAWRLLAAMVATPLVAIGFTYFQGHLRVRIGAWVTLALRKEVLAHLLHVRLDALDRIPRGNIVFRVTRDTGRIGELYIAQELLPVFSSSIMLAGTLAMVFLLNVELAVIFCVALPSTYLATRFLSRYSKEMDRQSNEQSKAAESFLYEMVSAFRTIRLFNGEAHARRKSGGLFERHTRLKMRGSALHDLVLNFPNEIINGLVLGALLGYGAFQAIDGDITIGSLVAVMAYTPRASAALRSVLMTYTGTKLIDVRP
- a CDS encoding histidinol-phosphate transaminase, translating into MGFASALKNGFTRRRFMKGALLGAGAVATGSAWDIAQAMATGKKAGDVRGYGVEPGRVNIGSNENPLGASPRAVAAIAENLHKINRYDFGVDLPVRLNKMHDVPGVEGFELSFEDMRSFMRFRELNRVMVTPGSGPILQALAVIAAGNGGECIEAVPGYGSVARGFQSFQMMGKDVSVVRVPTTGDFVHDLGAMKAAITPKTSLIVVTNPNNPTGTIVPYDELVSLVDAAPEQAIVLIDEAYIHFVRDPNYQDAVKLALERENVVVARTFSKIYGLAGMRIGYAVGGQRMMDMLMAHMGFFGGGLSTLGMHAALAAIDDDEFVDRTLSVVNDGKDYLSAEFDRLGLEYTPSHGNYMIVNVGRDSRRMSGALFRRGVMVRSGSGYRTREIDLLGNHLRVTIGKPDELEVFVNELEDILGGSSQG
- a CDS encoding GMC family oxidoreductase, with translation MSLPNPNIRRPDVIIIGTGAAGAVLAKELSTKGLRVVAMEMGSFLKTRHFDQDELQAMHPASNNPDHPNIYRHDQPNTYRQSADEQAAEDHGIHMQSTVGGSTLHYTGISWRLHENDFKERSLYGDLDGADVQDWPIDYWDLEHYYEKAEYEVGISGLAGANPFDPPRRRPYPMPPVPRTSSGALADLAARKLGWHSYPAPLAINSREYGGRSPVMNCGFCESYVCTIQARSSMLVTMIPQALRTGNCQIRADACVREIVVDEDGRAEGVIYLDKDLREHRLEARAVIVCCNGVHTPRLLLMSKSNLFPDGLANSSGKVGKHLMFNYYQSARGFFEKDLNEYKGVMDSRIIQDFYDPDPDKYGFFGGGVVEPRGDGETISFANLNMPRLRRWGARRKKWIMDNYTRYMVALTSMQSMSQESNTIDLDPDVKDKWGLPVPRVTYNVHPNEHKLGDFFRERARELLDAAGAHGVVASPNFVPRGDAHLMGTCRMGNDPATSVVNKFNQAHDVDNLFIVDGSSFVTSGKSNPTLTIQALAFRCADYIVTQMARLNIR
- a CDS encoding gluconate 2-dehydrogenase subunit 3 family protein; translated protein: MTKTRYSRRSFIASTAQATGGVITLGVLSRTGALDAQEAPPFEHEWRHLDAHKGRTVDALTRMIMPSDDNGPGAAEARVVVYIDRALGAHRAEYRETYESGLAAFDQYCLNAHEAPFLDLDARTQRRALMGMDRPRSPGTWPEDAPMGARDFLRTVVTHTMEGMFSDPSYGGNYRETGWKLIRFPGRAPFGYDPPFSEFDMTIPETEYPEWKPYDGPMKSRIIGEE
- a CDS encoding LD-carboxypeptidase, which codes for MDILKPPALKPGDTVGIVAPASRSALPSALKNGRRSIEALGYRTVTAPHLADRHGFLAGRDADRMDDLQAMFADPEIQAIVCLRGGYGSVRMLPHLDFDVIRTHPKVFVGYSDITALHGAIQQHTGLVTFWGPMVSSDMSPVFQPFNRDAFVKAIAGTDPVGEIPHPEDMPPVQTLCGGRASGPLIGGTLSLLSAAVGTPYEFDYEGAVLFFEDVGEEPHRIDRMLTQLLQADRLNRVSGIVIGECAGCGSAPHNPAFPYGSFSIEEVFIDRLQPLGIPVIYGLGIGHGTYKATLPLGVRASIDGDAGTLTIEESGVI
- a CDS encoding D-glycerate dehydrogenase encodes the protein MAIHILLDVPLPDSVMKLVDDGYLFHMLDDLADGDPRWRLVDAYLTYGHPPTDGEVMDRMPNLKVISNFGVGVDHIDTEAARKRGIPVGNTPHMLDGATADMTFTLLMAAARRVVVGDRFARSPGFTHYDPSILHGHEVHGSTIGIIGMGSIGKQVARRAGGFDMEIVYHNRKPDPDDHLYRARYVSLEALLEISDFVTLNCPLTEETRELINRAALRRMKKTAILINLARGAVVDHDALHHALSNGWIAAAALDVTEPEPLPRDHPLLELDNLVIAPHLGSATTRTRDAMARRTVENLKAGLAGQPLTSFVA